The following proteins are encoded in a genomic region of Ictalurus punctatus breed USDA103 chromosome 15, Coco_2.0, whole genome shotgun sequence:
- the nemp1 gene encoding nuclear envelope integral membrane protein 1: protein MAGCMKMKEEFHSGNVRTRGVAFIVLLFIQLFEPTLATRSIIDIKDGQAVRSFEAEHFCYINPTPAPGWKETWTRIQVKVWSAKELKVMVVKDEEELEELEHFSFWSMVQHWMHEKTNETTVSISLFSQKTCFRVDPSDHFVSYTVKSSRKFDIYLFVVFLAGVLLFFFADILSRSQVFYYSAGMSTGMIASLIILIFILGRFLPKKSPFYLLIAGGWSFSLYVIQLVFKNLQLILKEHWHLAIGYATVVGFVSFAVCYRHGPLVEERSINILSWTLQIFGMLLIYAGTQVQQVALAIMVAAFCSKNLEYPITMAFSLYKKLKLKLHWKPEPRRLLTEEEYQKQAEVETQKALEELRKQCSSPDFSTWKTVSRLQSPKRFAEFIEGSPHLMPNEVSVHAQKYGLGGLLFEEEEFSTDEEDEGEAWRTEEDEKPNASSPWRNTERKN, encoded by the exons ATGGCGGGATGCATGAAAATGAAGGAAGAGTTTCATTCTGGAAACGTTAGAACGAGAGGCGTCGCgtttattgttttgctttttattcaACTTTTTGAGCCCACACTCG cTACACGCAGCATTATCGATATTAAAGATGGACAAGCGGTGAGATCCTTTGAAGCTGAACACTTTTGCTACATCAACCCAACCCCTGCTCCTGGATGGAAGGAGACCTGGACAAGGATCCAA GTCAAAGTCTGGAGCGCCAAGGAGCTGAAGGTGATGGTGGTAAAGGAtgaagaggagctggaggagcTTGAACATTTCAGTTTCTGGTCCATGGTGCAGCACTGGATGCACGAGAAGACTAACGAGACCACTGTGAGCATCAGCCTTTTCAGCCAGAAGACCTGTTTCCGCGTGGATCCTTCAGATCACTTCGTGTCGTACACAGTCAAATCCAGCCGAA AATTTGACATCTACCTGTTTGTGGTGTTCCTGGCTGGAGTCCTGCTGTTCTTCTTCGCAGATATACTCAGCAG GAGTCAGGTGTTCTACTACTCGGCAGGAATGAGTACAGGCATGATAGCCtccctcatcatcctcatcttcatcctggGACGTTTTTTACCAAAG AAAAGTCCTTTCTACTTGCTGATTGCGGGAGGCTGGTCCTTCTCTTTGTACGTGATCCAGCTCGTGTTTAAGAACCTGCAGCTCATCCTCAAAGAGCACTGGCACCTGGCTATAG GCTACGCCACAGTCGTGGGGTTCGTCAGCTTCGCGGTGTGTTACCGCCACGGGCCGCTGGTGGAGGAGCGCAGTATTAACATCCTGTCCTGGACACTGCAGATATTCGGCATGCTGCTGATATACGCTGGCACTCAggtccagcaggtggcgctagCAATCATGGTGGCTGCTTTCTGCTCGAAGAACCTGGAGTACCCAATAACCATGGCATTTAGTCTGTACAA GAAGCTGAAGCTGAAGCTGCACTGGAAACCGGAGCCTCGACGCCTGTTGACGGAGGAGGAGTACCAAAAACAGGCTGAGGTGGAGACTCAGAAAGCTCTGGAAGAGCTGAGGAAGCAGTGCAGTAGTCCCGACTTCAGCACCTGGAAAACCGTGTCCAGACTGCAGTCTCCCAAGAG GTTTGCAGAGTTCATCGAGGGCTCTCCACATCTGATGCCCAACGAAGTCTCAGTCCATGCTCAGAAGTACGGTTTGGGCGGATTGCTGTTCGAGGAGGAGGAGTTCTCCACAGACGAGGAAGACGAGGGAGAAGCATGGCGGACCGAGGAGGACGAGAAACCTAACGCGTCTTCGCCCTGGAGAAACACTGAGAGAAAGAATTGA
- the ormdl2 gene encoding ORM1-like protein 2, with amino-acid sequence MNVGVAHSEVNPNTRVMNSRGIWLTYLLLTVVLHIVLLSIPFLSVPIVWTLTNVIHNLAMYVFLHTVKGTPFETPDQGKARLLTHWEQMDYGIQFTSSRKFLTISPIVLYILASFYTKYDATHFLINTSSLLSVLLPKLPQFHKVRLFGINKY; translated from the exons ATGAACGTGGGCGTGGCTCACAGCGAGGTGAACCCCAACACGCGGGTGATGAACAGCAGAGGGATTTGGCTCACCTACCTGCTGCTGACCGTCGTCTTACACATCGTCTTACTGAGCATCCCGTTCCTCAGCGTGCCAATCGTGTGGACCTTAACCAATGTCATTCACAATCTG gCCATGTACGTGTTCCTTCACACGGTAAAGGGGACTCCATTCGAGACACCAGACCAGGGAAAAGCCCGCCTGCTTACTCACTGGGAACAAATGGATTACGGCATCCAGTTCACATCATCAAGAAAATTCCTCACCATTTCACCCATAGTGCT GTACATCCTGGCCAGCTTTTACACCAAATACGATGCCACCCACTTCCTGATCAACACAAGCTCCCTTCTTAGTGTCCTTCTGCCCAAGTTGCCTCAGTTCCATAAAGTGCGTCTGTTTGGTATCAATAAATACTGA